A genomic segment from Nicotiana sylvestris chromosome 1, ASM39365v2, whole genome shotgun sequence encodes:
- the LOC138871667 gene encoding uncharacterized protein codes for MPELPKYNGTSDPKEHVTTYTYAVNGNDIKNDEIESVLLKKFGETLSNGAMMWYHNLAPNSIDSFTMLADSFTKGHASTIKVATRKYDVLKIKQRENEMLWEFVSRFQMERMELPPVSNDWKVQAFTQGLNERSSVASKELKQNLIEYPAAT; via the coding sequence atgccagaactcccaaagtacaacgggacctcagatcccaaagAACACGTTACTACCTACACTTACGCGGTAAAtggcaacgatataaagaatgatgagatcgagtccgtattgctgaaaaagttcggggaaacactctcgaatggggccatgatgtggtatcacaacttggctccaaactccatagattcattcaccatgctagcagactctTTTACAAAGGGACATGCTAGTACCATCAAAGTAGCGACGAGGAAGTACGACGTTTTAaaaattaagcaaagggagaacgagatgctgtggGAATTTGTGTcccgctttcaaatggaacggatggagctaccgccagtctccAACGACTGGAAAGTGCAGGCTtttactcaaggtctgaatgaacgaagctcggtggcttcaaaagagctgaaacagaatttgatcgagtatccagctgcGACCTAG